In Candidatus Tectomicrobia bacterium, the genomic stretch CTTCCTTCTTCTTCGGGGGCGCGGGAGGGGCGGGCTTGGGGGGCGGGGCGGGGACGGCGAGGGCCACCCCGGCCCCCTTCAGCATCCCCTCGATGTGGGAGGCCACCGCCTTCATCTCCTCGTCCGATCCGGCGAAGGCCGGGAAGGCCGGATGCCGCTTCTCCATCTCCCCGAGGAAGCGCAGCGGCGCGCCCTGCTCCCGGAAGGGGGGGAGCCCGCCCGCGCCCTCTTTCCAGGCGGGATGGCAGGGGCCGCACTCGGCCCGGAAGACGAGGGCGCCCAGCTCCGGCGGGGCGGGCCGCTCCTCCCCCGGCCGCCAGGGGGCCGGGCGCCAGAAGCCCTCCCGGCGGAGCTCCGGAATCTCCGAGACGAGGACCCCGTTCCGGTACATGCCGCCCCGGATGAGGAAGGGCCCCCGCGCCTCCGCCCCCGCGAGCTGGACGAGCGCGGGCGACAGCGCCGCGGCGAGCAGGGCGAGGAGCGCCCCGGATCGGCTCAGCCTGCGGGGGTCGCGGACGGCGCACCGGTAGAGATACATCCCGAGCCCCGCTTGGAGGGCGAGGGCCGCCCCGGCCAGCGCGAGGAAGGTCCGGGCCTCCTCCGGCGAGATCGAATAGGCCCACCACGCCGCGCCCGCCGCCCCGGCCCACGCCGCGGGGGCCCCCCAGGAGCCCAGCGCCCGCGCCAGCGCCAGCCGCCAGGGGGCGTCGCGCTGGCCCGCGGCGGCTGCGAGGCCCGCCGCGGCCGCGAGGGCGATCGCCTCCGCCGCCCAGAGCAGGGCCGCGGGCGGCGCGGAAGGGTGCAGGAGGGCATGCCGCAGGGCGCGCGACTCCAGCCAGACTCCCGGGCTCGCGGGGAACGATCCGAGCGAGGCGAGCACCAGGGCGCCCGCCCAGATTCCCGCGGCGGCGGCGGCGCCCGACGCGAGATGCAGGCGCCCTCCCCCGCGCCCGTTCCTCCAGCCGAAGGCGTAGAGGGCGAGGCAGAGCGTTCCCGCGAGGGCGAGGAGGGCGCCCGCCCCCAGGGCGGGCCCGAAGGCCGCCGCCAGGCGCTCCGCCGCCCGGGGCCAGAGCACCATCTCCCCCAGCCAGGCGCCCCCTCCCGCGAGGAAGGCCCCGAGGAGGAGCACCAGCGTCCAGCGGGCGTCCCGCTCCGCGAGCCGGCCCCACCGGGGGTCCAGGCTGCGGCCCGCCTCGAGGGCGGGCAGGAGCATGAGGACGGCCCCCCCGGCCGCCAGCGCGGCGCCCAATCCAAAAAGGTAGCGGAGCGCGGGGAGGAGGACGCTCGGGACGAGGGCCGGGACATCGGCTTCGGGAAACGGCACGAAACGATCCCCTGACAGGACGGCGGAAAAAAGGGATGCCCGGATGGAATGCTACACCAAGGCGGCTCCCTTCGCCCGGTAGAGATCGAGCTTCTCCTCGTCGAGACGCACCCCCAGGCCGGGCTCCCGGGGCACGGCGAGGCGTCCGGCGCCGATGTCGAGGGGCCGGTCCACCACGTCGTCCCGCATCTTGTCGGGGCCCACGGACTCGATCGCCCTGAGGAAGGCCGCGGAGGTCGCGGCGAGGTGGATCTCGGCCAGGGTGTAGGCCGTGAGACCGAAGCCGTGCCCGATGACGAGCTTCAGGCCCGCCGCCTCGGCCGTGGCCGCCATCTCGCGCGCAGGGAGGAGGCCTCCCTGCTTGAGGATCTTGAGCTTCACGATGTCCGCCGCCCCGGCCCGGATGATCCGCAGCAGGCTCTCGTGGCCGTACACGCACTCGTCCGCCATGACCGGGAAGCCGATGGCGCGGCGAATGCGCGCCATGCCCTCGAGGTCCGCGCGCGGGACGGGCTGCTCGAAGAGGGAGGGCGCGGCCCCGCGCACCTCGCGGGCGAAGGCCACCGCGTCCTCCACCCGGGCGTAGGACTCGTTCGCGTCGATGCGGATCTCGAAGTCCCGGCCCGCCGCCTCGCGCACCGCGAGCACCCGGGCGGCGTCCGCCTCCACGTCCCCCCCAGCCTTCACCTTGGCCGAGATCCAGCCCCGCTTCTTGTAGGCGCTCGCCTCGCGGGC encodes the following:
- a CDS encoding dipeptide epimerase; this translates as MKVASVEVFRVDMPMRGFFRNAFHNHDVQPCCLVRLRTDDGFEGVGDAEPFKGYSSGGRDETAEAIERRLGPALLGADPRRARAAARLMDEAAEGLYEAKAALAMALADLHARALGVPLHELLGGAVVEEVFFNGWIGILGPEEAAREASAYKKRGWISAKVKAGGDVEADAARVLAVREAAGRDFEIRIDANESYARVEDAVAFAREVRGAAPSLFEQPVPRADLEGMARIRRAIGFPVMADECVYGHESLLRIIRAGAADIVKLKILKQGGLLPAREMAATAEAAGLKLVIGHGFGLTAYTLAEIHLAATSAAFLRAIESVGPDKMRDDVVDRPLDIGAGRLAVPREPGLGVRLDEEKLDLYRAKGAALV